TataggtgcattaaggagttttacaaccttaaaaatacttattttccaccataaatatgttacacatttttaatgacgtgtacaatgtgccctgacatattcattacaagtacctctaacagcgctaaattgtcacttgaaagttgcagtgccggtcgggcaccagcatttttttggggagaatttgaaaggaatgacgtaatgcgcgctccggctggataattttcgctttgtccgccattactccgccagatgcttagtgagcaacaactgagcaggatcttccagaaagtaagaaaagactggcttctagcactgccacagctccagcacagactccaccaggtaaaagaaacttaaatcttacttgagtgctactaaacgagcgaagacggagttcctcctcttccgtgcacgcgagccacaggcacgagtttttcactaagctgcattacgcccaaggcctgcagggggtgctgttttgcataaaacgtgcaaactccttaatgcacctttacaGTAAACTTGCTGAGGAAAAGAACATAATCCTCTGGATTATTCAGAAAACACAGTTCCAGACTGTATTTATAGATTAAATACACAACAGAGAGtttaaaaatatagaaaaaactGAAAGTATGAAATGTATCCATTAAATTATGGACTTATTTACTGTTCAAAGTTTTTCTctacatttttacagttttcagcTCAAATTATTTgccttttgatttgatttctaaACCATGTTTTCTACCTTGTATAAGCCACATCTGTTTATTTCCATAATAGTTTTaagtatttatttctttattaataccgtctgtttttgtaaattttcattttaatgaggtactgtttatttcatttttgtgattttgtgttGTATTGTTTCTTGTACTATGGcattacagtttattttaaaataaaaaataaagtagtTGATTTGTTTACGGTAATTacatttcactttaatttattCAGTACTTTTAGTGGGCCTATCACATTCAGTATCTTAGTTCAATAAGTATCTTTAGATAAAGAGTGGTAATTAATCCCAGGCCACACTTACATGTGATTCAGttaaaggaaaaaggaaaacagtaaAATTTAACAGCTTATTTTCACTGTTCTTTGATCAGTAGTATTGAACAAAACCAAGATAATTGATGAAGCCTGGATATCCCTGGATGAACTAATCTATTATCTAGTTCCATAAAAGTAGGATAAGGCAAAGTGAGACATGTTCTGACATAAGTTATCATGAAGATTTGTTCTGTGGAGCCAGcctgctccagagcaggatgAGTTCCAGGATTTATTCAATCTCACCCATTTTTTCAGTCAGAAGTCCCACAAATGGGAACCAATATTGATTGTCCTGCTTGagatggaataatgctttgtttccaagttctcaggaacacagtgtgaaggccactttgttttgtctgaagtcacctGGTGTAGGGACTGTTTCCCCGAGAAATgtcgtctgctagtctcgtgagatctggCTATATGAcatggcatggccggaagtcatgccagagtcaacagccttgctctcaatcagctgatttgtgtgtgcttcctctgcaaattctgaataaatcctccttgtgcagcatcaacaccttgactcgtcatctttggctctgattcaccaaaaattccacaactaCTTTGGTAgacaccaaagtgttaaacataggaaGTATGTGGCTGGGAGTGTGAAAGACAGAGACACCTGCAAGAATGGATAACCAGCAAGTTGagaatgtttagaagagtcacaatctacggcCCAAGCGAAGATTTTTGGCCGGTTACGCAGACAACCGAGTGATCCGAGAACACCGAGAGgattaaagtttactttaatgcatggtggttttgcttttgctggttctgtgttaAACGCTGATTGTGACTCCTCacttgtgccacaaaaccggttgtggaagagaggcagagagagagagacagagagcagagagagaggagagagagagagcagagagagagagggagagagagaaagagaggcagagagagacagaggagagagagagagagagagagagagagagagagagagagagaggcggagtggagtgaagagatgaagagtttgatgatacggaggaagaacagggagttaaaaaaaaataagcagggtttttaaccaaagggaaaggttttcaacttgtttgttttgtttcgtgttttttacatgtttaaaataaagaatccATCAATGAGTCAACAAAGTTGCTTGTTGAGTGTTAAATTTGCAGGGGTGAAATgaacaaattacaaatactcATGTTAATGTTATTAAGTGGGTTTGGCTTCTTGTACCTTTATTTTTACAAGTATGTGATTTTACTCATACTTGCATAGAATTTACAACATGtaatctactccactatttttaaTCTGACGTCTACTGAGGACACCCAcaatttgaatttatattcaaatctttCAAATAGCCTGTCCGATCACGACgggttgattaatctatgatgtgattgatgattggttctctgagagagattcactctgcaatcttaagaatttgattaatttaaaattaaactgaCCTGCAgattaaaaccaaaataaagaaaaacagtgacCTTTTTCGAAAAAGAGGgaattcatttaataaaaataaattcctgctTAAAtctacatttggtcacaagacaagctgtcttggCGTACTTTTtcattgttcatctgagaaacaaactttgaatgcagtattttatcagacggatcaaataaaatgtctgctactgacaacacaaaacatcctttGGTTAAACGTAATAATACTCTTGTCTAGAAATATGTTTTGCACTCCTAAGTATTTTTCTGACACCGGTACTTTTACGTGTAATTGTgcattaatcagtgtagcagtatttgtacataagtactaaattttcagaaacctccacctctggaaatttgtcaaaattaatttcttttttttgcatcttcagtAGGTGGACAGAGGCCAGAAGATTCACCTGTGAACCTTTTCCTGGAAAATGCTGTAaagcatgtgattcaggcctgtttgagagaaaactgatttcttcaagactgccagctgtgtgcagggtcagaggtcactgcttgagtcattgacaggtttgaggatggtCCCCTGAAGACAAACCCTCAGGATGATCATTTATGATTATGTTAAAGTGAAAAGACAACCTGAAATTGCAAGGcagtctatttttttatttgacaaaaTGTTAACCCGCATagcttctgtttttaaaaacaaactgaacatgGAGTTCAACTTATCGGGATCATAACATGAAGAACTCATGAATGTCCAGactattttaaaccctccaaagtgaacTGAAATAAAGCTGTTCGTTCAGTGGTTCCTccttatcagactgctgaggagtagaggaccctgaacagaaaacaatccagagaaaatatcagcactagtgagagaatggagacgaaggtccaccagtcaTGTTGCTTGATagacaaatatgaaaataatatactgatgtgtttttctctcttgagtgtttgttttgttatgagGCTCCGATCCACAAGGTCAGcatgggcctaccttatttgaaaagaagctcacaccGACggcctttctgggatgcaaacaggttaattaccatgtcgttgaagtctggtaatttttggatgaagtgcCTGGTGTATATGTACTAGTGGGGGAGCACAACTAGTTGTTTCACACAGTGCATCTCACACAAACTGTCCTCGCTCAGCATGTAAATAAAGTTGTCTGTGGCAGCTGAAATATGTCTTacaaacaacataaaaccaagCTTTAGTAAAACTACAGTGAATAACTGTAACGCAGCCTTGagccttcctccccctccccctccccctccccctcctcctcctccccctccccctccccctcctcctcctcctccattcgGCGGGGACGTGCCTCGCGCTTGACGTTACTCCTAATATGGGCATAACATCACAGACGTTCCCGCCCACATTTGATTTGAAGCTTTCCGATTGGACGAGCCGCCTGTCACTCACGCATGCGCTGGAGGGACGCTGCCGTGCTCGGCCTGAGAGACTCTGTCAACATTAACGAGTGCACCAGCTTCATTCAGGCCGGATTTGATGCCTACGCGGGGTAAGACGGCATTTTAACGACATCCTGTTCATTTTGGGATGAGTTGCCACACGCTGGAAAcgctgttttgtttatttttcaagtcGTTCGTGTCTTCATGTCTGTCTGGATCGCTCTGTGACATTCCCCCATCACATTAGCTAAAAAGCTTTCCAGCAGCATCCCACAACATCCCATTAAAAACACGTCTGTACCCTGtggtctgtgtgtctgctgcttcGTGCCGAGCCTCCTTAATGAGTGCTGCAGCTAACCGACTTCAGGCAGGCACTTTTTTAAGACAACCTTTAACCTTTAGCTGGCTCTGCCTCCTAGAAGTCAAGATCGTCAAGtcacttcagagctgagaccaagCCGGGATACACACACTGTAAGCACAAGATCGGTGTCAATCTGCTCACATTTatgtttaaatgatcatttctgcTATATTTATGTGTTTCTCCCCTGATTGTATGACAGGTTTCTTCTTCCAGTGCTGCTGATGTCGAAGTATAAACTGTTCCTGCTGAGGCATGGAGAGGGAGCCTGGAACAAGGAGAACCGCTTCTGCAGCTGGGTGGACCAGAAGCTGAGCGAGGATGGGGTGAAGGAGGCGCAGGAGTGTGGCCGCCTCCTGAAGGAGCAGGGCTACGAGTTCGACTTGGTGTTCACCTCCATACTGAGCCGATCCATCCAGACAGCATGGCTGGTGCTCGAAGCTATGGGCCTGGAGTGGGTGCCTGTGGTGAAGTCCTGGAGGCTAAATGAACGTCATTATGGAGCCCTGATCGGGCTGAACCGGGCAGAGATGGCTCAACAACACGGGGAGGAGAAGGTGAAGTTGTGGAGAAGGAGCTACGACGTCACTCCACCAGTTATTGACGAATCCCACCCTTACTTCCTGGAGATTTACAATGACCGCAGATACGCCACCTGTGACGTGCCAATAGAGAGCCTCCCTCGAGCTGAAAGCCTGAAGGAGGTGTTGGACAGGTTGCTGCCATACTGGAACAGTACTGTGGTCCCAGAGATAAGGAAAGGCAGGACTGTGCtcatttctgctcatggaaacAGCTGCAGGGCTCTACTGAAATACCTGGAAGGTATGTCACTGCAGCTGAACACAGTCTGAGCTTTTGTCTCTGTAGCGTGAATACATTCAGTTGTAATCAGCAGTTGCGCCTAAACTCTACAGGCTCCTCTTTCTACTCATTACAGTTACTGTATTGGGAAGGACATGTTTCAGTTCCAGAAATGGAAGGTTGAACTTGTGTAAAAAGGCCAGTGAGTTTATGTTACATTTGGCTGCAGCCATGAAACCCATGCTGACCTTTCATCATACTCATAAGACTGAGAAGCTCCATGTGAAACACCCCActcagtaaccagtaaccaTACACATAGTGAAGAAAACAATTTGTAGCACAGTATGTAGACTCTGCAACAAACTTAAATGAAAGAATTTCACTTTACTCGATTGCACCGATACTGAATCAAAGACTGcagacagtttgatttttttaatatgcactCTTTCTACAGGTATATCCGATGAGGAAATTGCCACTGTGACGTTACCTACAGGAGTGCCGGTGCTGCTCGAGCTGGATGAAAACCTCCGGCCAGTGAAACCTCGACAGCTGCTGGGAGATCAGGCAAAGATTCAGGCGGCCATTAAAAAGGTGGAGGATCAGGGAAAAGCCAAACCTTCAACTTGAATACAGATACGTCACTTTAAAACCTAACGTACCAGGTGTGATCAAAAAGTTTCAAGCAAAAAATCAGATTTATCTTTGAATGCAATCCCCTCAAAGTCGTCACGATTGTGCAACAATCTATAGATACCAGTTATGCTTGAAATGCTGCCTGGAAGTGTCATTCCTCGAGCGTGTGGAGGTCATACACAACTCGACCTTCTGCTTGGGAAAGAGGATGAAGTCACAGTGAGATGAGTTTAGCAAGTCTGGTGATGATGAGACAAAAACACTTGAGCTAAACCAATATGGTTGCTAGATAATTGTGAGAGTGGATTACCACAGTGAACATTAACCTGACTGATGACTCTGTGTTTCCAGTCTGATTCACAATATGCAGCCTTTTATATGGCATAGAGAAAGATGGGCATGCGTCAGGTCATACTCCTGAGCTGCCTCTATTTGCTGGAGTTGATGATAGCTCAGTTCTCCAAGACCGTGAAGGATCAAGGAACCAGTGCTGCACCAAATGTTCTGCATGTGGCTAAAAAGAGTTGTGAAATGTGTCCTGATGTAGACGACTCACCACTGAGTGTCAGTTCTTGTCAGAGGCAGCCAAGAAACTTATTGATCGCACCTTGCAGCTCTGTTCTTGTTCTGTGTGCCCTTGTTTAACACGCAGGGCTCAAACTCAATATTCTGCAGACATGAATAACTTACAAAGCGTCAAACTGTAACAACAACAGGTCAAGTCTCTGTAGGTGTAATAAGGAGCTGACCGGGGCACAGAATGTGTGCATTTCAGGTCAGACTGGTCCTGCTAAAGCAGGAGAAGCGTGTACTGTATTAGCACTGtgctgagttttgttttgtgtaagCTCTGAGGAAGTAACTTGTGTCTTACTCCTGCCTGTATTGTCACTTGGTGGCTTATTATTTTGTCTActcactgacttttttttttttaaccagcaaAGATAGTTTTGTGGTATCTGATCAAGCTTTAGAAACAGTCCCTCTCCTGATGTGCCTTCAGTCCCACTCATCTCCTGTGTTTCAGAACAAACGGACTCCAGTAACATATTTTACCTCAGTAAAAACTGACCGCTGGACTCTTCATTCCAGAAATAGTGAATTGTGAGCTATAGAAATGctgtaaatatgcaaaatgGCTGGATTAGGTACATGTTAGCCATGCTCTTTAACAGAATACTCAGTGAGTAAAACAGCTTGATCTGTTTCTCTTTGTGGGTTACACAGCACATTACAGTGACACAGAATAAGGCTGAGTGGAAAACACTGCGGCTGACAGCGATCGGCATGCTGGGATGATAACTGCTTTAAGCTTTGCACTTTTTGAGGgaactttttcaggtttttttttttcttctaaacatCCCCATAGTTAAATAAAAGGAAACTGTGAAAGACAATATCCTAATATTCTATATTGATAATATTTAACACCTAAATGTCAAATACAAGGactattttggatttttttttttttattaatatacATGCTGCATTTGATGTTGCTTATAAGATGTCAGTGTTACAGGATGGAAATGTTACAAAGTGTCTGAATATGCATTAACTATTTAACTTGCCATTTGTTGTTTGTTACAAGTGTCTTTGTAAATGTGAATTACTGTGCATTGTATCTTCTGGGTCTATTGTGTTTCAGCACCATTTTAGTCTTGTACACTGGTTTATTAGGTCAGTCAGGGAAAGGAGTGTGTTAACATGCATTTAGGCAGATAAGTGTTAGAAAAATAAGAATTACATGtgcaatttttttccccccaactgttctcacatttcatttttggaGTGCATgatgaaataaaagtgaatcTGAATTTCATTTTGTTGACGGTGCTTCTCTCATTGATACAGTGATAAATGGTACATTTTATAAGGGAGTGAAAAAAATGAGCCaactgtgttgtttgtttgggAAGTAACAGACATTCCTGCAGTTTGGATTCTGGTTGCCTCGAGCCCACTGGAAACAATGAACAACTTGAGTTTGACTACCACAGATGGTGCAGAGGAGTGGCTTCTTGTTTCTCAACCATTTCTGTAATTTGGCCAAACCAGCGGGGCTTGGCCAGGGAGAAGCCCTCTAATTGGATGGAAATGCTTTTAAATGGataacagagaaaacatgatcATTATCATTCCTATCTGTGGGCATCAAGCGATCCCACATTTCAGGGACGTTCCGGTGTTTACGGTCGGACTTTGCCATTGAAGTTCACCATTCAGAGTTAATTCACCTTGTTATCTTCACAAAGAAGTGTGAGACGAACCAATCCAACATTAGCAAGGTCTCATTTAGGAAGTAACAGGCATTTACACCATCTGAAGTCAAACTGtgaacaatcacacacacacacacattggctCTGTGTGTACATCACTAATTCACAGCCTGAGCAGGCGGGGCCGTGCACACTGCCGGTTGCACTTATAAACCTCGGGGTGCTCTGTGCATGCTGATTTCCAGCAGGAACTCTCAATCCAGTCTGCAGATCCTGGTAAGTGTGATgatcatggtgtgtgtgtgtgtgtgtgtgtgtgtgtgtgtgtgtgtgtgtgtgtgtgtgatgccatTTAATAGCTTCTTGGAGATAAAAAGGGCTCCGATATTTGACAGATATATTGACAGCGGGTGTGACTTTGATGGaaaaatttaaaataactgaTTAGATAAATAATTACAAGGGCTGTGCTggtttacatatatatatatatatatatatatatatatatatatatatatatatatatatatatatatatgcaatGCTTTGGCTGAGAAATCTGAGCTTATACAGCCATGCTTTATGCTTTAGCATTCACTTCTGTTCACTTCGTTGTTTGCATCTGCCCTGCACAGTTCAGGAGAAACGAACTGTAATTTGCCTTCAGTTTCTGTTACTCATCCATTGAGCAGGCGTCTGGCCGTGGACACTCTGTTTGCCGTGGTGGACATGCCAAGTCAGACTCCTATTCCTTAGATGGTATTGCAGATAACCTACAACCACATGCGGCTGCAGTGTGTTGAGTTTTATGACCACAGGCTCATCTCTCTCGGGACTGGAGGTGTGTTTGGATTTCCAGAACATCATCACTCACTCAAATCAGGACAACGTGGAAACGGCTGTGTGTGCATTAGGTGTGAAAGTTATGTCCATCAGGCTCAGTTTCTGCAAAACTGCCGCTGTGCAGCTCCGCAGGCAAACACATGTTGATGTGGATGACTTTGGTTGCCTGTAATCTGCAGTGAATTAGCATGATCCATACAGTCACTGCAGATGGTCAATTGTTATACTAGTAAATGGGTGAGCTTCTGGTTTTAGTTTGGGCATAAAGGAGGCACTGTGCCCGAAAAACGGTGTGATTAGGGAAGGATGAAGGCTGTCAGCTCTCTGGTTGTACAGGTGGGAAACTCCAAATGGAAGAAGAAATGGTTTTCTACATGAGCAAATTGCAGGAGGGGCAGAGGTGAGCCTCGGCTCCAACAATAATGGAGTCATTCATCAGCAATCTGCCTCGGCTGAGACGAATCTAATTCCTTATGTCACTGCACTGTGGTGCGGGTCACATAACCTTTTTTTCTAGTTACTTCTTTGAAAAGTAGTTGAGTCACTTAGCagttatttgaagaaaaaaaatcacattgagGAGTATTCTACTTGATGCATTTCCACCTGATGACCTGAAGAAGCAGCAATAAAACATCTGAGATAAAGTTCAAATCCATATTGGTACAGTGAGCTCATATTTGTGGTGCTTACTTTCAGAAATCTTTCATGATAACACTGAGTTAGATCAAGATTAATTCTTAaataaacaggagtttagtttAATATTAACCATTAAGACAAGATCTTTGGCTGAATCTGAGCAGACAGACggcggctctgcagct
Above is a window of Salarias fasciatus chromosome 7, fSalaFa1.1, whole genome shotgun sequence DNA encoding:
- the bpgm gene encoding bisphosphoglycerate mutase; the protein is MSKYKLFLLRHGEGAWNKENRFCSWVDQKLSEDGVKEAQECGRLLKEQGYEFDLVFTSILSRSIQTAWLVLEAMGLEWVPVVKSWRLNERHYGALIGLNRAEMAQQHGEEKVKLWRRSYDVTPPVIDESHPYFLEIYNDRRYATCDVPIESLPRAESLKEVLDRLLPYWNSTVVPEIRKGRTVLISAHGNSCRALLKYLEGISDEEIATVTLPTGVPVLLELDENLRPVKPRQLLGDQAKIQAAIKKVEDQGKAKPST